From one Anopheles cruzii chromosome 3, idAnoCruzAS_RS32_06, whole genome shotgun sequence genomic stretch:
- the LOC128271481 gene encoding outer mitochondrial transmembrane helix translocase, protein MSGINVTRNEVVQLVVRISLVSIVTYYSAKWLMKNLDPTNKNKKKAIEHAEDILRKLGPNIKKSAVQSLNDYEMVIASHLVVPDNITVSWDSVAGLDHVCQELKESLVFPVCHRDMFAGSTLYQAPKGVLLYGPPGCGKTLIAKATAKEAGMRFINLDVAMLTDKWYGESQKLASAVFSLAVKIQPCIIFIDEIDSFLRARNSSDHEATAMMKTQFMMLWDGLNTESDSTVIVMGATNRPQDLDKAILRRMPAQFHIGMPSEEQRHKILELILKREKLAPGVDLVRLAGMTNGYSGSDLREICRTASVHRVRKVLREKNKEVAAAVQAAKANGSAMVANGGNGLVPGATLLDEPPAITMDDLTESLRSMKHSKYTTGILNDARIDLD, encoded by the exons ATGTCCGGAATCAACGTGACACGCAACGAAGTGGTGCAGCTCGTGGTCCGCATCTCCCTCGTTTCCATCGTGACATATTACTCGGCGAAATGGTTGATGAAAAATCTGGATCCCACGAAcaagaacaaaaagaaagccATCGAACATGCGGAGGATATATTGAGGAA GTTGGGCCCAAATATAAAGAAATCGGCGGTCCAGAGTCTAAATGACTACGAAATGGTGATCGCGTCGCATTTAGTCGTTCCGGATAACATCACGGTCAGTTGGGACAGCGTCGCCGGGTTGGATCACGTATGCCAAGAGCTCAAGGAGAGTCTCGTGTTTCCCGTGTGCCACCGGGATATGTTCGCCGGATCGACCCTTTACCAAGCGCCCAAGGGTGTGCTGCTGTATGGCCCTCCGG GTTGCGGTAAAACATTGATCGCCAAGGCAACAGCCAAGGAGGCGGGAATGCGCTTCATCAATCTGGACGTTGCCATGTTGACCGACAAGTGGTACGGTGAGTCCCAGAAGCTGGCTTCGGCCGTGTTTTCGCTCGCGGTCAAGATACAGCCGTGTATCATCTTCATCGATGAAATCGATTCATTCCTGCGCGCCCGCAACTCCTCCGATCACGAAGCTACGGCCATGATGAAGACGCAATTCATGATGCTGTGGGACGGACTGAACACCGAGTCCGACTCGACTGTGATTGTCATGGGAGCCACTAACAGGCCGCAAGATCTCGACAAAGCTATCCTGCGCCGTATGCCCGCTCAGTTTCATATCGGGATGCCTAGTGAAGAGCAGCGGCACAAGATTCTCGAACTTATCCTTAAGCGGGAAAAGTTGGCACCCGGCGTTGACCTGGTACGGTTGGCTGGGATGACGAATGGGTACTCGGGTTCCGATTTGCGAGAAATCTGCCGTACGGCTTCGGTGCACCGCGTACGGAAGGTGCTGCGAGAGAAAAACAAGGAAGTGGCAGCCGCGGTGCAGGCCGCGAAGGCCAATGGGTCAGCGATGGTAGCCAATGGAGGGAATGGGCTGGTACCAGGAGCAACTCTGCTTGACGAACCACCCGCAATTACGATGGACGATTTGACTGAATCGCTGCGCAGCATGAAGCATTCGAAGTACACCACGGGTATTTTGAACGATGCGCGGATCGATTTAGACTAA